The Ferrimonas balearica DSM 9799 genome includes the window TCGGCCAATTGCTGGCGTATATGAAGATCCAGCTGACCCTGCTGAACCGGGCCACTCAGGCAGGCAGCCCCGAAGGCATCGAAGAGGCCCGGCAAGCCCTGAAAGTCTCGGTCGACAACGCCTACCGCCAGCTGCGTGAGCTGCTGGCCACCTTCCGCCTTAAGGTGGAAGCCCCGGACCTGCCCAGCGCTCTGGAGTGCATCCTCAATGAACTGGAGGAGCGCAGCGATGCGACGCTGACCCTGGATTACCGGCTGCCCCCCATGACCCTGTCTGCCACCCAGCAGGTGCACCTGTTGCAGCTGATGCGGGAAGCGGTGGTGAACGCCATCAAGCACGCCGGGGCCGGTCACATTCAGTTGCGCTGTATGGCCGAAGACGACAAATTAGTGATGAGCGTCGAAGACGACGGCATCGGCATGACCACACCGGACAACCCGGAAAATCATTTTGGCCTGAACATCATGCAGGAGCGCGCCCGCCAGATGGGCGGCACCCTGCGCATCGACCAGTCCCCCCTGGGCGGTGTCCGGGTTCAGGTCGCAGTCACCATTCCTTCGGAGGATTCTCATGGCTGAACCCTGGCAACTGCTGCTGGTGGACGATCACCCCATGCTGCGACGTGGCTTATGCCAGCTGCTGGCGGGGGATCCCCGTTTTCTCTCACCCTGGGAGGCCGCCAATGGCCCCGAGGCTCTGGCATTACTGGCCCGTCAGCAGCCCGATCTGGTCCTGTTGGATCTCAATATGCGACCGCTCAGCGGTCTTGATACCCTGCGGGCGATCCGTCGGGACTTTCCCCGCCTGAAGGTGGTGATGTTCACGGTGTCGGACCACCCCCGCGACGTGCAGGCGGTGCTGGATGCGGGCGCCAACGGCTATCTGGTCAAAGACAGCGAGCCGGAGGAGCTGGTGGAAGGTCTGGCCGAAGTGATGGCTGGCCAGGCAGTGCTGACGCCCCGACTGGAGGGCGCATTGGCTGAAGCGGAGGAGAACTGGGCAGCGCAACTGACGCCCCGGGAGCGCCAGATTGCTGAATTGATTGCCGAGGGCAAAAGCAACAAGGCCATTGGCGAGGCCCTGTTTATCAGCGAGGGCACCGCCAAAGTGCATGTCAAAAACCTGATGCGCAAAACCGACTGCCACTCGCGGGTCGAACTGGCGCTCAAGGTGCGGGAAGGGTAACCGGACTCAGCGTCCGGCCAGGAAAGACTGCCAGCTGTCCAGCAGCAGCTCGAAATCCTCCAGCCCGCACAGCGCTTCGCTTTCGGCATCGTAGAAGTCCAGGTCCGGCTCCAGCTCGATGCCGTTGGCCTGGCCCAAGGCGTGGTCCCGCACCCGCACCCAATCCTCCGTGATGTGCAACGCCTGCTCGGCGCCGTTGAGTATCCATTCACGGCGCTGGCCATGGCGGATCTCAGCCAGCGCATTGCGGATCCGCATCAGCGCTTCCGCCTCCTGGCACTCTTCGGTCAGGTAGCGCCCCAGCGCCTCATGACCCATCGACATCAACACCAGGGGCTGGCCCCCCAGCTCACGGCGAAACTCGTACTCCATACATCCTCGAGGTGATCTCCGCCCCATGGCGGCAATTCCAAAATGCGGCGCTGGCGACAAATCCGCATATGCATCTAAGGTCGCCTTGTGCAAGCCAAAGCGCCGCTATACAACTAGGATCCATTGTAACCCAGCGCCTTTGCTGGCGCCCCACCTAAACCGGGAGCCTCCCATGTTCAAAGCTCTGCAACTGCATCAGGATGAGTCAGGTAAAACCCTGGCCCAGATCGTTGAACTCGATAACCACCACCTGCCGGAAGGCAACGTCACCGTCGACGTGGAGTACAGCTCGCTGAACTACAAAGATGGCCTGGCCATCACCGGTACCGGCAAGATCATCCGCGATTTCCCGATGGTGCCGGGCATCGACTTCGTTGGCACCGTGTCTGACTCCGAAGACGACCGCTACCAGGTGGGCGATAAGGTGATCCTGACCGGCTGGGGCGTGGGCGAGCGCCACTGGGGTGGCATGAGTCAACGTGCCCGCGTTAAGGGCGACTGGCTGGTGCCGCTGCCGGCGGAGCTAAGCCCGGAACAAGCGATGGCTATCGGCACCGCAGGTCTGACCGCCATGCTGTGTGTGCAAGCCCTGGAACAGGCTG containing:
- a CDS encoding response regulator, coding for MAEPWQLLLVDDHPMLRRGLCQLLAGDPRFLSPWEAANGPEALALLARQQPDLVLLDLNMRPLSGLDTLRAIRRDFPRLKVVMFTVSDHPRDVQAVLDAGANGYLVKDSEPEELVEGLAEVMAGQAVLTPRLEGALAEAEENWAAQLTPRERQIAELIAEGKSNKAIGEALFISEGTAKVHVKNLMRKTDCHSRVELALKVREG
- a CDS encoding YacL family protein is translated as MEYEFRRELGGQPLVLMSMGHEALGRYLTEECQEAEALMRIRNALAEIRHGQRREWILNGAEQALHITEDWVRVRDHALGQANGIELEPDLDFYDAESEALCGLEDFELLLDSWQSFLAGR